One Anaerobacillus alkaliphilus DNA window includes the following coding sequences:
- a CDS encoding ABC transporter ATP-binding protein — protein sequence MDNIITFQNVSKRYGLSKALNDVSFQIPAGGIIGLVGHNGSGKSTLLKLIAGLVKKTSGELTVCGESVTRLIGRNVAFLAEVDSLYDFYTVKETIEFCNDVFPDFNEQKAFEIVATLKVDQTKKVGTLSKGNRARVKIAINLSRNVPLLIMDEPLSGLDPLVREDIIKMIAKYVEMEEQTLIISTHEVTEIEPLLDHVILVRDGEIVLSQRVEELRETKGQSVLDAMKELLK from the coding sequence ATGGATAATATCATTACGTTTCAAAATGTCTCGAAAAGATATGGATTGTCAAAAGCACTAAATGATGTGAGTTTTCAAATTCCAGCTGGTGGAATTATTGGTTTAGTCGGTCATAACGGAAGTGGAAAATCGACTTTATTAAAGCTTATCGCAGGATTAGTCAAAAAAACATCTGGAGAACTAACTGTATGTGGAGAAAGTGTTACCAGATTAATAGGTAGAAACGTTGCTTTTTTAGCAGAAGTAGATTCATTATATGACTTTTATACGGTTAAAGAGACCATTGAATTCTGTAATGACGTTTTTCCTGATTTTAATGAGCAAAAAGCATTTGAAATTGTAGCTACTTTAAAGGTCGATCAGACGAAAAAGGTTGGTACTCTTTCAAAGGGAAATCGGGCAAGGGTAAAGATTGCAATTAATCTCTCGAGGAATGTCCCCTTATTAATTATGGATGAACCTCTTTCAGGGCTAGATCCGCTAGTAAGAGAGGATATCATTAAAATGATTGCAAAGTATGTTGAAATGGAAGAGCAAACATTAATCATCTCCACTCATGAAGTAACAGAAATTGAACCTTTATTAGACCATGTCATTTTGGTCAGGGATGGAGAAATTGTGTTATCCCAGAGAGTGGAGGAGCTTAGAGAAACAAAGGGACAAAGCGTTCTTGACGCGATGAAGGAGTTGTTAAAATGA
- a CDS encoding GntR family transcriptional regulator: MKVSFDNSKPIYLQLMDYFYQQICNGTINPGQKLPSVRETAVEAGVNPNTVQRTYAEMERSGIVEAKRGQGSFVTVDETIIKQLRETISEQYVTTFVVYMQNNGFSETEIIEQVKTALERSRGEENG, translated from the coding sequence ATGAAAGTATCTTTTGATAACTCCAAACCAATTTATTTACAATTGATGGATTATTTTTATCAACAAATTTGTAACGGTACCATAAATCCTGGGCAAAAGCTGCCGTCTGTTCGAGAGACGGCAGTAGAAGCTGGGGTGAATCCAAACACTGTCCAAAGAACATATGCAGAAATGGAACGCAGTGGGATAGTAGAAGCTAAGCGGGGCCAAGGCTCATTTGTAACTGTGGATGAAACAATCATTAAGCAGTTACGAGAAACGATTTCTGAACAATATGTTACGACATTCGTGGTCTATATGCAAAATAACGGTTTTTCTGAAACCGAAATTATTGAGCAAGTAAAAACAGCGTTAGAAAGATCTAGGGGTGAGGAGAATGGATAA